The sequence GCCGAGGCGCACGCCGACCACGAGGACCACCGGCAGACCGAGCTCAATCGCGAGATCGGACAGCGCTTCGTCTCCGGCCAGCGGCACGCGCCAGCCGCCGGCGCCCTCCACCAGGGAAAACTGCGCCTGCATTGCCAGCACTTGCCGAACCGGTGCAGCCAGCGCCGCCACGGTCAATTCGACACCTGCCTCGCGGGCCGCCAGATGCGGGGCGATTGCCGGCTCGAAAGCCAGCGGATTGACCTGCTCGTAGCGCAGCGGCAGCGTGCACTCGCCAAGCAACGCCAGCGCGTCGCTGTTGCGCAGGCCTTCGGCAGTGATTTCGCAACCGGATGCCACAGGCTTGGCCGCAGCCGTGCTGAGCCCGGCCCGCCGCGCCACATGTAGAAGCCCCGCAGCGATGGTGGTTTTGCCGACTTCGGTGTCGGTACCGGTGACGAAATATGCCGCGTTCATTTCAGCTCCTTGCGCAACACGCCGTACACCACCTGATAGGTCGCGGGGAGCCCGCGCGGCGTACGAAACCGCTCGTAGGCATCAATCAACGCGCGAAAACGTGCGCGCCCGGTAAGCCCGCCCGGACGGCCAGGGTTCAGATTGTGCGCGCCGAGCGCCTTGAGCTCGCCGGTCAGCTGCCGTAGCTCGGCGAAATGCAGCACCTGGGGCTCGACCTCCAACCGCTCCAGCCGCAAACCACTGGCGGCGCAATGCCGTTGATAGGCGCCAATCGGCCGGAAGCGATTCACATGGGCAAAACCGTCCACCGCCTGCCAGCTGTCGCGCAGCTCCCGCAAGGTGCCGCTGCACAGACTGCTAAAGGCGAGCACCCCGCCAGGGCGGAGCACCCGCTTCGCCTCACTCAGCACGGCGGGAAAGTCTTCACACCACTGCAGCGCCAGGCTGGAGAACATCAGCTCCACCGACGCATCACGCAGCGGCAGGCATTCGGCATCGCCAGCAATGAAACGGCTCGCGCCACCCTGCGGCCGGGCATGGCGCAGCATGCCTTCGGCGATGTCCAGTGCGATGCCTTCACCGGCCGGGAAACGACTCGCCAGGAGCCGCGAGAAATAACCCGTACCGCAGCCCAGGTCCAGCCAGCGCGCCGGTACCAATGTCGAGGGCAGACGCTCCAGCAGCGCAGTACCGACCGTACGCTGCAACTCGGCCACGGCATCGTAGCTGGCGGCCGCGCGGGAAAACGATGCCGCAACCTGACGCTTGTCAGGCAGGCTGTGTTCCTCATCAGGCACCACTGCCGTGGCCACTTCGTTCATCAGACTTTGCCTTTTATGAATGCCGCGATCGTTGCCGCCACGTCGTCGGCTCGCTCTAGCGGAAGACCGTGACTGGATCCCGGCACCAGCTCGGCCAGGATGCCAGGCATCCAGCGCTGCAGCGCGGCGCAGGCCGACGCCGGGACCAATGCATCGTTGCCCGCGAACAGATGCAGTTGCGGGCCGAAATAGCCATGCAGCGCGGCGCGCCCATCGAGTTCGGCCAGCAACTGCAGGCCGGCGTCCAGTACGGCGACCGGCAGTTCGGCGTGGCTGACCTGCAACTGCCTCGCCAGCGTTCGCGGATCGTAGGCACCGCGACTGCATAGCGAGCGGAAGCGCTTCAACGTCTCCTGCGGGTCGAGCCTGAACGCCTCATGAAAGGCATCGAAAATATCCGGGGCCATGCCTTCGGGCCACTGTGGTCGGGCACGGAAGCAGGGATTGCTGGCGATGGTGATCAGCCCGCGGCAGCTATCGACACGCCGCGCGGCGAGCTGCGCGGCCAGCATGCCGCCCAGGGACCAACCGGCCAGCCAGCTGTCGCGGGGAATGCGACGGTCCAGCTCGTCGAGCCAGGCGTTGGCCTGGGCCAGTTCGGGCAGGGGTTCGATGACGACGTCGAGTTCCGGCGCGAGCTCTGTAAGCGCCTCGCACAAGGGCTGCAACGCCGCCGGGCCAAACGCCCATCCGGGCAGCAAAATCAGCTGTTCACGCATCCGCTTCAGGCTCCTCGGCCAATCGATTCCAGCATTCGGCCAGGATATCCAGCAGTCGTTCCACCTGGGCTGCGCTATGCGACGCGCTGAAGGTCACCCGTAGCCGTGCGCTGCCGGCCGGCACCGTCGGAGGGCGGATGGCGCCGACCAGCACACCCCGTTCACGCAGCGCCGCAGAGAGTTTCAGGGCACGCTCGCTGCTGCCGACAAGAATCGGCTGAATGGGCGTCGGACTGTCCATAAGCGTCAAACCGATCTCGGCCGCACCCTGGCGGAAACGCGTTATCAGGCTGTTCAGATGATCGCGACGCCAGCTCTCTGCGCGCAGCAGCTCGAGACTTTTGAGGGTGGCGCAGGCGACCGCCGGCGGCTGGCTGGTGGTGTATATGTAGGGCCGGGCGAACTGAATCAGCGTCTCGATCAGTTCCTCGCTGCCGGCGACAAAAGCCCCTGCGGTCCCGAACGCCTTGCCCAGCGTGCCAACCAGCACTGGCACGTCATCGATACCCAGCCCGAAATGCTCGACGATGCCACCACCAGTTTTGCCCAGCGGGCCGAAGCCATGGGCGTCATCGACCATCACCCAGGCGCCTCGGGTTGTCGCGGTGGCACACAGCGCTGGCAGGTCGGCCAGATCGCCGTCCATGCTGAACACCCCGTCGGTGACCACCAGCGTATCGCCGGTGGCCTTGTCGAGACGCTTGGCCAGGCTGTCGGCATCGTTGTGCAGGTAGCGCGAAAAGCGCGCGCCACTGAGCAAACCGGCGTCGAGCAAGGAAGCGTGGTTGATACGGTCTTCCAGTACCGTATCGCCCTGCCCCACCAGCGCCGTAACGGCCGCCAAATTGGCCATGTAACCGGTGGAGAACAGCAACGCGCGCGGCCGGCCGGTGAAGTCAGCCAGGGCTTCTTCGAGCTGGTGATGCGGCGTGCTGTGGCCCATCACCAGATGCGAGGCGCCGCCACCCACACCCCAGCGCTCGGCACCCTGCTGCATGGCGCGGATCACCTCGGGGTGGCTGGCCAGCCCCAGATAATCGTTGGAACAGAACGCCAGCAACTGTTCGCCATCGACCATCACCTCCGGCTGCTGAGGGGTCTCGAGCAACGGACGCTGACGATAGAGGTGCGCGGCGCGGCGCTCGGCGAGGCGGGAAGCGAGATCGAAAGGCATAAAGGCTCGATAAAAGCGGCTGGACGCTAGAGGCTGGACGAAAGAACCCTCTCGTCCAGCCTTCAGCCTCAAGCCTTCAGCGGCTTTATAACGCCGCGTTAACGAACAGCTTCGAATCGCGCTGCTCGACCAGGGCCTGCTCGATGGCGGCCTGGTGCACTTCGTCGTCGTGCTCTTCGCGCGCTTCGGGCTGGATGCCCAGGCGCTTGAACAGCAACATGTCCTTGTCGGCCTGCGGGTTGCCGGTGGTCAGCAACTTCTCGCCGTAGAAGATCGAGTTGGCGCCGGCGAGGAAGGCCAGGGCCTGCATCTGCTCGTTCATCTGCTCACGACCGGCCGACAGGCGCACATGGGACTTCGGCATCATGATCCGCGCCACGGCGAGCATGCGGATGAAGTCGAAAGGGTCGACGTCCTGCTCATCGGCCAGCGGTGTGCCCTTGACCTTGACCAGCATGTTAATCGGCACCGACTCGGGATGCTCCGGCAGGTTGGCCAGCTGGATCAGAAGACCGGCGCGGTCGTCCAGCGACTCGCCCATGCCGAGGATGCCGCCCGAGCAGATCTTCATCCCCGCATCGCGGACGTAGCTCAGCGTTTCCAACCGGTCGGCATAGGTGC comes from Stutzerimonas stutzeri and encodes:
- the bioD gene encoding dethiobiotin synthase, with translation MNAAYFVTGTDTEVGKTTIAAGLLHVARRAGLSTAAAKPVASGCEITAEGLRNSDALALLGECTLPLRYEQVNPLAFEPAIAPHLAAREAGVELTVAALAAPVRQVLAMQAQFSLVEGAGGWRVPLAGDEALSDLAIELGLPVVLVVGVRLGCINHALLSAEAIERDGLRIAGWVANIVEPATARLQENLATLAERLEAPCLGRVPHLSPASPAEVARYLDLAPLRA
- the bioC gene encoding malonyl-ACP O-methyltransferase BioC, which produces MNEVATAVVPDEEHSLPDKRQVAASFSRAAASYDAVAELQRTVGTALLERLPSTLVPARWLDLGCGTGYFSRLLASRFPAGEGIALDIAEGMLRHARPQGGASRFIAGDAECLPLRDASVELMFSSLALQWCEDFPAVLSEAKRVLRPGGVLAFSSLCSGTLRELRDSWQAVDGFAHVNRFRPIGAYQRHCAASGLRLERLEVEPQVLHFAELRQLTGELKALGAHNLNPGRPGGLTGRARFRALIDAYERFRTPRGLPATYQVVYGVLRKELK
- a CDS encoding alpha/beta fold hydrolase, translated to MREQLILLPGWAFGPAALQPLCEALTELAPELDVVIEPLPELAQANAWLDELDRRIPRDSWLAGWSLGGMLAAQLAARRVDSCRGLITIASNPCFRARPQWPEGMAPDIFDAFHEAFRLDPQETLKRFRSLCSRGAYDPRTLARQLQVSHAELPVAVLDAGLQLLAELDGRAALHGYFGPQLHLFAGNDALVPASACAALQRWMPGILAELVPGSSHGLPLERADDVAATIAAFIKGKV
- the bioF gene encoding 8-amino-7-oxononanoate synthase; translation: MPFDLASRLAERRAAHLYRQRPLLETPQQPEVMVDGEQLLAFCSNDYLGLASHPEVIRAMQQGAERWGVGGGASHLVMGHSTPHHQLEEALADFTGRPRALLFSTGYMANLAAVTALVGQGDTVLEDRINHASLLDAGLLSGARFSRYLHNDADSLAKRLDKATGDTLVVTDGVFSMDGDLADLPALCATATTRGAWVMVDDAHGFGPLGKTGGGIVEHFGLGIDDVPVLVGTLGKAFGTAGAFVAGSEELIETLIQFARPYIYTTSQPPAVACATLKSLELLRAESWRRDHLNSLITRFRQGAAEIGLTLMDSPTPIQPILVGSSERALKLSAALRERGVLVGAIRPPTVPAGSARLRVTFSASHSAAQVERLLDILAECWNRLAEEPEADA
- the bioB gene encoding biotin synthase BioB → MSATAASVTRHDWSLAEVKALFEQPFNDLIFQAQAVHRQHFDANRVQVSTLLSIKTGACPEDCKYCPQSGHYNTGLDKEKLMEVQKVLDAAAEAKAIGSTRFCMGAAWKHPSAKDMPYVLKMVEGVKALGLETCMTLGKLDQEQTKALAAAGLDYYNHNLDTSPEFYGNIITTRTYADRLETLSYVRDAGMKICSGGILGMGESLDDRAGLLIQLANLPEHPESVPINMLVKVKGTPLADEQDVDPFDFIRMLAVARIMMPKSHVRLSAGREQMNEQMQALAFLAGANSIFYGEKLLTTGNPQADKDMLLFKRLGIQPEAREEHDDEVHQAAIEQALVEQRDSKLFVNAAL